The following are from one region of the Gossypium hirsutum isolate 1008001.06 chromosome D03, Gossypium_hirsutum_v2.1, whole genome shotgun sequence genome:
- the LOC107950067 gene encoding uncharacterized protein: MSQSPEQNRAEGGGRQPIRNIAPGAGRVPDLGQQAMLREFQCMLRDELESINKHLDRVEERTQRERTPQGPQRERGQPKINQDDLYDPSGAESDPGSNQSERSDPEAYLEWEKKIELVFDCHNYSEIKKVKLAAIEFSDYAMIWSDQLTTSRRRNRERPISTWAKMKVVIRLRFIPSYYHRELYQKLQNLTQGSRSVEYYFKEMEIAMIRADVQEDCEATMARFLAGLNRDIANVVELQHYIEIMDMVHMAIKVERQLKRKGTIRSYPTTSTTRWGQRMSKNNPPSHAKEPIVPAKTNKPMGDTSKGKATDSFANRTRDIKCFKCQCPNRNNIVVRANGEIESEEEELKDEPEIVFDNEDEVKHALDGELLVVKWSLSIQSVEDEQQRENIFHTCCQVQGKLCSVIIDGGSCTNVASTLMVDKLNLPTTKHPNPYKLQWLNDGGELKVMRQVRVSFSIGKYSDEMLCDVVPMHAGHLLLGRPWQFDRRVIHDGYSNRYAFKHMGRNDFQDVFPDDVPSGLPPLLGIEYQIDFVPRAVISN; this comes from the exons atgtctcaaagtcctgaacAAAACAGGGCGGAAGGAGGTGGAAGACAACCAATCCGAAACATTGCGCCTGGAGCAGGTAGGGTGCCGGATTTGGGTCAACAAGCCATGTTGCGAGAATTTCAATGCATGCTCCGAGATGAGTTGGAATCCATCAACAAACATTTGGATCGAGTTGAGGAGAGGACTCAACGAGAACGTACACCTCAAGGGCCACAAAGAGAACGAGGCCAACCGAAAATCAATCAAGACGATCTTTATGATCCGAGTGGAGCCGAAAGTGATCCAGGATCAAACCAAAGCGAAAG ATCTGATCCGGAAGCCTACTTGgaatgggaaaagaagattgaattggtcttTGATTGTCACAATTATTCCGAGATCAAGAAGGTCAAGTTGGCAGCCATAGAGTTCTCCGACTACGCCATGATTTGGTCGGACCAACTTACCACGAGCCGGAGAAGGAATAGAGAACgaccaatatccacttgggcTAAAATGAAGGTTGTGATACGACTTCGATTTATTCCATCCTACTATCACCGAGAACTTtatcaaaaactccaaaatctcactcaaggttcaAGGAGTGTTGAATATTATTTCAAAGAAATGGAGATTGCAATGATTCGTGCTGATGTCCAAGAAGATTGTGAAGCAACGATGGCGCGTTTCCTTGCTGGTCTCAATCGAGACATCGCCAATGTTGTGGAATTACAACATTATATCGAGATCATGGACATGGTACATATGGCTATTAAGGTGGAGAGGCAACTCAAGCGAAAGGGCACCATTCGAAGTTATCCCACCACAAGCACAACGAGATGGGGGCAAAGAATGAGTAAAAATAATCCACCAAGTCATGCCAAGGAGCCCATAGTGCCTGCCAAAACAAATAAACCTATGGGCGACACGAGCAAAGGCAAGGCCACCGATTCATTTGCCAATCGAACAAGGgatattaaatgttttaagtGCCAATGTCCCAACCGTAACAATATTGTGGTTCGTGCGAATGGAGAAATCGAATCGGAGGAAGAAGAACTTAAAGATGAGCCCGAAATCGTTTTTGACAACGAAGACGAAGTCAAACATGCCCTTGATGGAGAACTCCTTGTAGTTAAATGGAGTCTAAGTATTCAAAGTGTCGAAGATGAACAACAACgagagaacatcttccatactTGTTGTCAAGTACAAGGAAAACTTTGTAGCGTCATCatcgatggaggaagttgtacgaaTGTCGCGAGCACTCTTATGGTGGACAAACTAAATCTACCGACCACTAAGCATCCAAATccgtacaaacttcaatggctcaatgATGGAGGAGAGTTAAAGGTGATGAGGCAAGTACGTGTTTCATTCTCCATAGGAAAATATTCCGATGAAATGCTTTGCGATGTTGTTCCAATGCATGCGGGTCATTTGTTACTTGGCCGcccgtggcaatttgatcgtcGAGTTATTCATGATGGCTATTCCAACCGTTATGCATTCAAACACATGGGAAGGAAT GATTTCCAGGACGTCTTTCCAGATGATGTGCCTAGTGGTTTGCCACCCCTTCTTGGGATTGAGTACCAAATCGACTTTGTGCCTAGAGCCGTTATTTCGAACTGA